The following proteins are encoded in a genomic region of Streptomyces collinus Tu 365:
- a CDS encoding antitoxin — translation MSFMDKIKGMLKGHEDMADKGIDKGGDYVDQRTGDKYRSQVDTGQDKLRDEFGTRPQGPDNPPRP, via the coding sequence ATGTCCTTCATGGACAAGATCAAGGGCATGCTCAAGGGCCACGAGGACATGGCCGACAAGGGCATCGACAAGGGCGGTGACTACGTCGACCAGCGGACCGGGGACAAGTACAGGTCCCAGGTCGACACCGGCCAGGACAAGCTGCGGGACGAGTTCGGCACCAGGCCGCAGGGCCCGGACAACCCTCCGCGGCCGTAA